A DNA window from Mus pahari chromosome 13, PAHARI_EIJ_v1.1, whole genome shotgun sequence contains the following coding sequences:
- the Bloc1s4 gene encoding biogenesis of lysosome-related organelles complex 1 subunit 4 has translation MEEGPAVGTLSREASAEEAEPLGAAWSGDSGHVSQSQSSASGPWDDDGPEDAPGRDLPLLRRAASGYASSLLPGAGPRPEVEALDAGLEELLARVDEFVGMLDMIRGDSSYVVGEGVPRIHAKAAEMRRIYGRIDKLEAFVRMIASSVARMEEQVAEAEAELGTFPRAFRRLLHTISVPALFRSAPSGPQRAAYEPPVLFRTEDHFPGCGDRPQL, from the coding sequence ATGGAGGAAGGTCCCGCCGTCGGAACCCTGTCTCGAGAGGCCTCGGCCGAGGAGGCCGAGCCGCTGGGCGCCGCGTGGAGCGGGGACAGCGGCCACGTCTCGCAGAGCCAGAGCAGCGCGTCCGGGCCGTGGGACGATGACGGCCCCGAGGACGCGCCGGGCCGCGACCTGCCGCTGCTGCGCCGCGCCGCCTCGGGCTACGCCTCCAGCCTGCTGCCCGGCGCGGGCCCGAGGCCCGAAGTGGAGGCGCTGGACGCCGGCCTGGAGGAGCTGCTGGCCAGGGTGGACGAGTTCGTGGGCATGCTGGACATGATCCGCGGGGACTCGTCGTACGTGGTGGGCGAGGGCGTGCCCCGGATCCACGCCAAGGCGGCCGAGATGAGGCGCATCTACGGCCGGATCGACAAGCTGGAGGCCTTCGTGCGGATGATCGCGAGCAGCGTGGCCCGGATGGAGGAGCAGGTCGCCGAGGCCGAAGCCGAGCTGGGGACCTTCCCGCGGGCCTTCCGGAGGCTGCTGCACACCATCAGCGTCCCCGCTCTCTTCAGGTCGGCGCCCAGCGGGCCCCAGCGCGCGGCGTACGAGCCGCCAGTCCTGTTTCGGACCGAGGACCACTTCCCTGGCTGCGGCGACAGACCGCAGCTCTGA